Proteins encoded within one genomic window of Oncorhynchus keta strain PuntledgeMale-10-30-2019 chromosome 12, Oket_V2, whole genome shotgun sequence:
- the LOC118375608 gene encoding glycerol-3-phosphate acyltransferase 3-like isoform X4 yields the protein MTDLCEGGMDDLWSITTLLLQVWFSVMIGLIMIPAMFGLSLGVTSVYIQILVKILEWATLRIQRGHRDRPTLPVPAPLPNGLIQREGGSMEQEMGELRRYRTQSISRGEFALSDSFYFYRKGLESIVDDQVTQRFSSEELVSWNLLTRTNHNFHYISLRLTVIWVLGVIIRYCVLFPLRITLAIIGISWLVIGTTLVGFLPNRRVKNWLSELAHLMCYRICARGLSATIQYHNKNNKPQKGGICVANHTSPIDIVILANDGCYAMVGQSHSGLMGVIQRSMVRSCPHVWFERSEMRDRHAVTSRLRAHVAAKRNLPILIFPEGTCINNTSVMMFKKGSFEIGGTIYPVAIKYDPRFGDAFWNSAKYNMVSYLLRMMTSWAIVVNVWYLPPMTRQEGEDATKFANRVKSAIAHQGGLLDMAWQSRG from the exons ATGACAGATCTctgtgagggagggatggatgaccTGTGGAGTATAACGACTTTGTTGCTGCAGGTGTGGTTCTCCGTGATGATTGGGCTCATCATGATACCTGCTATGTTTGGCCTCTCCCTGGGGGTCACTTCGGTCTATATTCAGATTCTGGTCAAAATATTGGAG TGGGCCACCCTGCGGATCCAGAGAGGACACAGGGATCGACCCACTCTGCCCGTGCCTGCTCCGCTACCCAATG gACTCATCCAGAGGGAGGGTGGCTCTATGGAACAGGAGATGGGGGAGCTGCGTCGGTATCGTACCCAGTCCATATCGAGGGGAGAGTTTGCGCTGAGCGACTCATTCTACTTCTACAGAAAGGGCCTGGAGAGCATCGTGGATGACCAGGTCACTCAGCGCTTCTCCTCTGAGGAGCTGGTCTCCTGGAACCTCCTGACCCGCACAAACCACAACTTTCACTACATCAGCCTGCGCCTCACCGTCATCTGGGTCCTGGGCGTGATCATACGTTACTgtgtccttttccctctcag GATAACCCTGGCAATCATAGGGATTAGCTGGCTGGTGATCGGGACAACTTTGGTGGGGTTTCTACCTAACAGGAG AGTGAAGAACTGGCTCAGTGAGTTAGCCCATCTGATGTGCTATAGGATCTGTGCCAGAGGCCTCTCTGCCACCATCCAATACCACAACAA AAATAATAAACCACAAAAAGGAGGAATATGCGTAGCAAACCACACCTCACCTATTGACATTGTCATTTTGGCCAATGATGGATGCTACGCTATG GTGGGTCAAAGTCACAGTGGGCTGATGGGGGTCATCCAGAGATCAATGGTGAGGTCCTGCCCACATGTGTGGTTTGAGAGGTCGGAGATGAGAGACCGGCATGCTGTTACCAGTAG ATTGAGGGCTCATGTTGCAGCGAAGCGCAATCTACCCATTTTGATTTTCCCAGAGG GAACCTGCATCAACAACACATCAGTCATGATGTTCAAGAAGGGAAGCTTTGAGATTGGAGGGACAATATACCCAGTTGCAATCAAG TATGACCCACGCTTTGGAGATGCCTTCTGGAACAGTGCCAAGTACAACATGGTGAGCTACCTACTGAGAATGATGACCAGCTGGGCCATCGTGGTCAATGTATGGTACCTGCCCCCAATGACCAGACAG GAAGGGGAAGATGCTACCAAGTTTGCCAACCGAGTGAAGTCTGCTATTGCACATCAGGGAGGGCTGTTGGACATGGCATG
- the LOC118375608 gene encoding glycerol-3-phosphate acyltransferase 3-like isoform X1 yields MTDLCEGGMDDLWSITTLLLQVWFSVMIGLIMIPAMFGLSLGVTSVYIQILVKILEWATLRIQRGHRDRPTLPVPAPLPNGLIQREGGSMEQEMGELRRYRTQSISRGEFALSDSFYFYRKGLESIVDDQVTQRFSSEELVSWNLLTRTNHNFHYISLRLTVIWVLGVIIRYCVLFPLRITLAIIGISWLVIGTTLVGFLPNRRVKNWLSELAHLMCYRICARGLSATIQYHNKNNKPQKGGICVANHTSPIDIVILANDGCYAMVGQSHSGLMGVIQRSMVRSCPHVWFERSEMRDRHAVTSRLRAHVAAKRNLPILIFPEGTCINNTSVMMFKKGSFEIGGTIYPVAIKYDPRFGDAFWNSAKYNMVSYLLRMMTSWAIVVNVWYLPPMTRQEGEDATKFANRVKSAIAHQGGLLDMAWDGSLKRDKVKEEFKEHQQKMYSSMVVGKKARNSQEPHTESTNS; encoded by the exons ATGACAGATCTctgtgagggagggatggatgaccTGTGGAGTATAACGACTTTGTTGCTGCAGGTGTGGTTCTCCGTGATGATTGGGCTCATCATGATACCTGCTATGTTTGGCCTCTCCCTGGGGGTCACTTCGGTCTATATTCAGATTCTGGTCAAAATATTGGAG TGGGCCACCCTGCGGATCCAGAGAGGACACAGGGATCGACCCACTCTGCCCGTGCCTGCTCCGCTACCCAATG gACTCATCCAGAGGGAGGGTGGCTCTATGGAACAGGAGATGGGGGAGCTGCGTCGGTATCGTACCCAGTCCATATCGAGGGGAGAGTTTGCGCTGAGCGACTCATTCTACTTCTACAGAAAGGGCCTGGAGAGCATCGTGGATGACCAGGTCACTCAGCGCTTCTCCTCTGAGGAGCTGGTCTCCTGGAACCTCCTGACCCGCACAAACCACAACTTTCACTACATCAGCCTGCGCCTCACCGTCATCTGGGTCCTGGGCGTGATCATACGTTACTgtgtccttttccctctcag GATAACCCTGGCAATCATAGGGATTAGCTGGCTGGTGATCGGGACAACTTTGGTGGGGTTTCTACCTAACAGGAG AGTGAAGAACTGGCTCAGTGAGTTAGCCCATCTGATGTGCTATAGGATCTGTGCCAGAGGCCTCTCTGCCACCATCCAATACCACAACAA AAATAATAAACCACAAAAAGGAGGAATATGCGTAGCAAACCACACCTCACCTATTGACATTGTCATTTTGGCCAATGATGGATGCTACGCTATG GTGGGTCAAAGTCACAGTGGGCTGATGGGGGTCATCCAGAGATCAATGGTGAGGTCCTGCCCACATGTGTGGTTTGAGAGGTCGGAGATGAGAGACCGGCATGCTGTTACCAGTAG ATTGAGGGCTCATGTTGCAGCGAAGCGCAATCTACCCATTTTGATTTTCCCAGAGG GAACCTGCATCAACAACACATCAGTCATGATGTTCAAGAAGGGAAGCTTTGAGATTGGAGGGACAATATACCCAGTTGCAATCAAG TATGACCCACGCTTTGGAGATGCCTTCTGGAACAGTGCCAAGTACAACATGGTGAGCTACCTACTGAGAATGATGACCAGCTGGGCCATCGTGGTCAATGTATGGTACCTGCCCCCAATGACCAGACAG GAAGGGGAAGATGCTACCAAGTTTGCCAACCGAGTGAAGTCTGCTATTGCACATCAGGGAGGGCTGTTGGACATGGCATG GGATGGGAGCTTGAAGAGAGACAAGGTGAAAGAAGAATTTAAAGAGCATCAACAGAAGATGTACAGCAGTATGGTTGTGGGAAAGAAAGCTAGAAACTCACAAGAGCCTCACACAGAGAGCACCAATAGCTAA
- the LOC118375608 gene encoding glycerol-3-phosphate acyltransferase 3-like isoform X3 codes for MTDLCEGGMDDLWSITTLLLQWATLRIQRGHRDRPTLPVPAPLPNGLIQREGGSMEQEMGELRRYRTQSISRGEFALSDSFYFYRKGLESIVDDQVTQRFSSEELVSWNLLTRTNHNFHYISLRLTVIWVLGVIIRYCVLFPLRITLAIIGISWLVIGTTLVGFLPNRRVKNWLSELAHLMCYRICARGLSATIQYHNKNNKPQKGGICVANHTSPIDIVILANDGCYAMVGQSHSGLMGVIQRSMVRSCPHVWFERSEMRDRHAVTSRLRAHVAAKRNLPILIFPEGTCINNTSVMMFKKGSFEIGGTIYPVAIKYDPRFGDAFWNSAKYNMVSYLLRMMTSWAIVVNVWYLPPMTRQEGEDATKFANRVKSAIAHQGGLLDMAWDGSLKRDKVKEEFKEHQQKMYSSMVVGKKARNSQEPHTESTNS; via the exons ATGACAGATCTctgtgagggagggatggatgaccTGTGGAGTATAACGACTTTGTTGCTGCAG TGGGCCACCCTGCGGATCCAGAGAGGACACAGGGATCGACCCACTCTGCCCGTGCCTGCTCCGCTACCCAATG gACTCATCCAGAGGGAGGGTGGCTCTATGGAACAGGAGATGGGGGAGCTGCGTCGGTATCGTACCCAGTCCATATCGAGGGGAGAGTTTGCGCTGAGCGACTCATTCTACTTCTACAGAAAGGGCCTGGAGAGCATCGTGGATGACCAGGTCACTCAGCGCTTCTCCTCTGAGGAGCTGGTCTCCTGGAACCTCCTGACCCGCACAAACCACAACTTTCACTACATCAGCCTGCGCCTCACCGTCATCTGGGTCCTGGGCGTGATCATACGTTACTgtgtccttttccctctcag GATAACCCTGGCAATCATAGGGATTAGCTGGCTGGTGATCGGGACAACTTTGGTGGGGTTTCTACCTAACAGGAG AGTGAAGAACTGGCTCAGTGAGTTAGCCCATCTGATGTGCTATAGGATCTGTGCCAGAGGCCTCTCTGCCACCATCCAATACCACAACAA AAATAATAAACCACAAAAAGGAGGAATATGCGTAGCAAACCACACCTCACCTATTGACATTGTCATTTTGGCCAATGATGGATGCTACGCTATG GTGGGTCAAAGTCACAGTGGGCTGATGGGGGTCATCCAGAGATCAATGGTGAGGTCCTGCCCACATGTGTGGTTTGAGAGGTCGGAGATGAGAGACCGGCATGCTGTTACCAGTAG ATTGAGGGCTCATGTTGCAGCGAAGCGCAATCTACCCATTTTGATTTTCCCAGAGG GAACCTGCATCAACAACACATCAGTCATGATGTTCAAGAAGGGAAGCTTTGAGATTGGAGGGACAATATACCCAGTTGCAATCAAG TATGACCCACGCTTTGGAGATGCCTTCTGGAACAGTGCCAAGTACAACATGGTGAGCTACCTACTGAGAATGATGACCAGCTGGGCCATCGTGGTCAATGTATGGTACCTGCCCCCAATGACCAGACAG GAAGGGGAAGATGCTACCAAGTTTGCCAACCGAGTGAAGTCTGCTATTGCACATCAGGGAGGGCTGTTGGACATGGCATG GGATGGGAGCTTGAAGAGAGACAAGGTGAAAGAAGAATTTAAAGAGCATCAACAGAAGATGTACAGCAGTATGGTTGTGGGAAAGAAAGCTAGAAACTCACAAGAGCCTCACACAGAGAGCACCAATAGCTAA
- the LOC118375608 gene encoding glycerol-3-phosphate acyltransferase 3-like isoform X2: MTDLCEGGMDDLWSITTLLLQVWFSVMIGLIMIPAMFGLSLGVTSVYIQILVKILEWATLRIQRGHRDRPTLPVPAPLPNGLIQREGGSMEQEMGELRRYRTQSISRGEFALSDSFYFYRKGLESIVDDQVTQRFSSEELVSWNLLTRTNHNFHYISLRLTVIWVLGVIIRYCVLFPLRITLAIIGISWLVIGTTLVGFLPNRRVKNWLSELAHLMCYRICARGLSATIQYHNKNNKPQKGGICVANHTSPIDIVILANDGCYAMVGQSHSGLMGVIQRSMVRSCPHVWFERSEMRDRHAVTSRLRAHVAAKRNLPILIFPEGTCINNTSVMMFKKGSFEIGGTIYPVAIKYDPRFGDAFWNSAKYNMVSYLLRMMTSWAIVVNVWYLPPMTRQEGEDATKFANRVKSAIAHQGGLLDMAWGCAVRITLMAQGRARDSLTTEI; encoded by the exons ATGACAGATCTctgtgagggagggatggatgaccTGTGGAGTATAACGACTTTGTTGCTGCAGGTGTGGTTCTCCGTGATGATTGGGCTCATCATGATACCTGCTATGTTTGGCCTCTCCCTGGGGGTCACTTCGGTCTATATTCAGATTCTGGTCAAAATATTGGAG TGGGCCACCCTGCGGATCCAGAGAGGACACAGGGATCGACCCACTCTGCCCGTGCCTGCTCCGCTACCCAATG gACTCATCCAGAGGGAGGGTGGCTCTATGGAACAGGAGATGGGGGAGCTGCGTCGGTATCGTACCCAGTCCATATCGAGGGGAGAGTTTGCGCTGAGCGACTCATTCTACTTCTACAGAAAGGGCCTGGAGAGCATCGTGGATGACCAGGTCACTCAGCGCTTCTCCTCTGAGGAGCTGGTCTCCTGGAACCTCCTGACCCGCACAAACCACAACTTTCACTACATCAGCCTGCGCCTCACCGTCATCTGGGTCCTGGGCGTGATCATACGTTACTgtgtccttttccctctcag GATAACCCTGGCAATCATAGGGATTAGCTGGCTGGTGATCGGGACAACTTTGGTGGGGTTTCTACCTAACAGGAG AGTGAAGAACTGGCTCAGTGAGTTAGCCCATCTGATGTGCTATAGGATCTGTGCCAGAGGCCTCTCTGCCACCATCCAATACCACAACAA AAATAATAAACCACAAAAAGGAGGAATATGCGTAGCAAACCACACCTCACCTATTGACATTGTCATTTTGGCCAATGATGGATGCTACGCTATG GTGGGTCAAAGTCACAGTGGGCTGATGGGGGTCATCCAGAGATCAATGGTGAGGTCCTGCCCACATGTGTGGTTTGAGAGGTCGGAGATGAGAGACCGGCATGCTGTTACCAGTAG ATTGAGGGCTCATGTTGCAGCGAAGCGCAATCTACCCATTTTGATTTTCCCAGAGG GAACCTGCATCAACAACACATCAGTCATGATGTTCAAGAAGGGAAGCTTTGAGATTGGAGGGACAATATACCCAGTTGCAATCAAG TATGACCCACGCTTTGGAGATGCCTTCTGGAACAGTGCCAAGTACAACATGGTGAGCTACCTACTGAGAATGATGACCAGCTGGGCCATCGTGGTCAATGTATGGTACCTGCCCCCAATGACCAGACAG GAAGGGGAAGATGCTACCAAGTTTGCCAACCGAGTGAAGTCTGCTATTGCACATCAGGGAGGGCTGTTGGACATGGCATG